One stretch of Musicola paradisiaca NCPPB 2511 DNA includes these proteins:
- the ppa gene encoding inorganic diphosphatase, producing the protein MSLNSVPAGKSLPEDIYVVIEIPANADPIKYEVDKETGALFVDRFMSTAMFYPCNYGYINHTLSLDGDPVDVLVPTPYPLQPGSVIRCRPVGVLKMTDESGEDAKVVAVPHTKLSKEYDHINDVNDLPELLRAQIAHFFEHYKDLEKGKWVKVDGWENAEAAKAEIVTSFERAKNK; encoded by the coding sequence ATGAGTCTGAACTCAGTACCGGCAGGCAAATCGCTGCCGGAAGATATCTACGTTGTCATCGAGATTCCCGCCAACGCCGATCCGATCAAATACGAAGTGGATAAGGAAACCGGCGCGCTGTTCGTAGACCGTTTCATGTCTACCGCCATGTTCTATCCGTGCAACTACGGTTACATCAACCATACCCTGTCTCTGGACGGCGACCCGGTTGACGTCCTGGTTCCGACGCCGTATCCGCTGCAGCCGGGCTCCGTCATCCGTTGCCGTCCGGTCGGCGTACTGAAAATGACCGACGAATCCGGCGAAGACGCTAAAGTGGTTGCCGTACCGCACACCAAGCTGAGCAAAGAGTACGATCACATCAACGATGTGAACGATCTGCCGGAACTGCTGCGCGCCCAGATTGCCCATTTCTTTGAACATTACAAAGATCTGGAAAAAGGCAAATGGGTGAAAGTTGACGGTTGGGAAAACGCCGAAGCCGCCAAAGCGGAAATCGTTACGTCTTTCGAACGCGCCAAAAACAAATAA